A DNA window from Turicibacter sp. TJ11 contains the following coding sequences:
- the moaA gene encoding GTP 3',8-cyclase MoaA, which produces MRDRYNRDIDYLRLSITDKCNLRCVYCMEDKEQDFLKNSHLMTNEEIIRVVKASAKLGIKKIRLTGGEPLARPKVDELIKQLNDIEGIDEIYMTTNGTLMADQVHLFAKHGLKGVNISLDTLKEDRFKQITRRGNLSDVLQFIEECLKYQLKVKINTVLMEGVNDDEILDFVNLTLTHPIDVRFIELMPIGIGKKHKGVSNAKILDLIKSNHLEIKESGRVKKGGPAEYIQVANAVGRVGFISAVSNCFCQDCNRIRITADGFLKQCLHFRFGVNLKDKLREGISDEALVQLISQNIYEKPEKHLFNQKDKNEEIKLMNQIGG; this is translated from the coding sequence ATGAGAGATCGATATAATAGAGATATTGACTATTTAAGACTTTCCATTACTGATAAATGTAATTTACGTTGTGTTTATTGCATGGAAGATAAAGAGCAAGACTTTTTAAAAAATAGTCATTTAATGACGAATGAAGAAATTATTAGAGTGGTAAAAGCTTCGGCTAAATTAGGAATTAAAAAAATAAGATTAACGGGTGGAGAACCGTTAGCACGCCCTAAAGTTGATGAACTCATTAAACAGTTAAATGACATTGAGGGTATCGATGAAATCTATATGACAACGAATGGGACGCTTATGGCCGATCAAGTCCATCTGTTTGCAAAGCATGGATTAAAAGGAGTCAACATTAGCTTAGATACATTAAAAGAAGATCGCTTTAAACAAATTACTCGTCGAGGGAATTTATCAGATGTTTTACAATTTATTGAGGAATGTTTAAAGTATCAGTTAAAAGTTAAAATCAATACGGTTTTGATGGAAGGGGTTAATGATGATGAAATTTTAGACTTCGTTAACTTAACCTTAACTCATCCGATTGATGTTCGTTTTATTGAATTAATGCCAATTGGGATTGGAAAAAAACATAAAGGTGTATCTAATGCTAAAATTTTAGATTTAATTAAATCAAATCACTTAGAGATTAAAGAAAGTGGACGCGTTAAAAAGGGTGGACCTGCAGAATATATTCAAGTAGCTAATGCAGTAGGGCGGGTTGGCTTTATTAGTGCGGTTTCGAACTGTTTTTGTCAAGATTGTAATCGAATTCGTATTACAGCTGATGGTTTTTTAAAACAGTGTTTACATTTTAGATTCGGAGTGAATTTAAAAGATAAGCTTCGTGAGGGAATCAGTGATGAAGCATTAGTTCAGCTGATCTCTCAAAACATTTATGAAAAGCCTGAAAAACATCTCTTTAATCAAAAAGACAAAAATGAAGAAATAAAGTTAATGAATCAAATTGGAGGATAA
- the moaC gene encoding cyclic pyranopterin monophosphate synthase MoaC: protein MENKLTHFDHNGNAQMVDVSNKQETARVATAVSKIKVSQETLALIEAGKIGKGDVLGVARVAGIMASKQTSNLIPMCHPLMISNCQVDFEIDHEECAIHITATVKIVDKTGVEMEALTAATVAALTIYDMCKAVDKRMVIEGTHLLKKTGGKSGEFNFFEEELNE from the coding sequence ATGGAAAATAAATTAACTCACTTTGATCATAATGGAAATGCACAAATGGTAGATGTATCAAATAAGCAAGAAACAGCACGCGTGGCGACTGCCGTTTCTAAAATTAAAGTTAGCCAAGAGACATTAGCTTTAATTGAAGCCGGTAAAATTGGTAAAGGTGATGTCTTAGGGGTCGCGCGTGTTGCAGGAATTATGGCAAGTAAGCAAACGTCTAACTTAATTCCAATGTGTCACCCTCTTATGATTTCTAACTGCCAAGTTGACTTTGAAATCGATCATGAAGAATGTGCGATCCATATTACAGCAACCGTAAAAATCGTTGATAAAACAGGAGTTGAAATGGAAGCTTTAACTGCTGCTACAGTAGCTGCGTTGACGATTTATGATATGTGTAAAGCGGTTGATAAACGTATGGTCATTGAAGGAACCCATTTATTGAAAAAAACAGGCGGGAAAAGTGGTGAGTTTAACTTCTTTGAAGAGGAGTTAAACGAATAA
- a CDS encoding molybdopterin-binding protein, with translation MMKMIKVEDAIGTVLSHDVTQIIPGEFKGRLFKKGHLIQEEDIEKLRAIGKEHIYVWEAKEGQLHENEAATRLAHLVKGEGIALSEEIKEGKIDFFAATDGVLKVDKEKLFTLNSIGEMMMATIHHNTPLKKGEKIGGTRVIPLIIDEEKIIQAENLIKERVIWLETFKPKKCLLITTGNEVYKGTIKDAFLPVIERKLGEYGSEVIRQVILPDQKERIIEEIQKGIEEKVDLIICTGGMSVDPDDVTPTAIKESGCDLVTYGSPILPGAMFLLAYHGNIPVLGVPSCAMYSKRTVLDLVLPRILTDEILTKDDIAAYGHGGLCLDCDVCSFPHCSFGK, from the coding sequence ATGATGAAAATGATTAAAGTAGAAGATGCTATTGGAACCGTGCTTTCACACGATGTGACACAAATTATTCCTGGGGAATTTAAAGGTCGTTTATTTAAAAAAGGACATTTAATTCAAGAAGAAGATATTGAGAAATTACGTGCGATTGGAAAAGAGCATATTTATGTTTGGGAAGCAAAAGAAGGGCAATTACATGAAAATGAAGCAGCCACACGTTTGGCTCATTTAGTTAAAGGTGAAGGAATTGCATTATCAGAAGAAATTAAAGAAGGAAAAATTGATTTCTTTGCAGCAACAGATGGGGTATTAAAAGTTGATAAAGAAAAATTATTTACACTAAATTCAATTGGTGAGATGATGATGGCAACGATTCATCATAACACGCCATTAAAAAAAGGTGAAAAAATTGGTGGAACACGTGTCATCCCATTAATTATTGATGAAGAAAAAATTATTCAAGCCGAAAACTTAATTAAAGAACGTGTGATTTGGTTAGAAACATTTAAACCTAAAAAATGTTTATTGATTACTACAGGAAATGAAGTTTATAAAGGAACGATTAAAGATGCTTTCTTACCTGTCATTGAACGCAAGTTGGGAGAGTATGGAAGTGAAGTCATTCGTCAAGTGATCTTACCGGATCAAAAAGAACGAATTATTGAAGAAATTCAAAAGGGAATTGAAGAAAAGGTAGATTTAATTATTTGTACAGGTGGAATGTCGGTTGATCCAGATGATGTGACACCAACTGCGATTAAAGAAAGTGGTTGTGATTTAGTGACATATGGTTCACCTATTTTACCAGGTGCGATGTTCTTATTAGCTTATCATGGAAATATTCCAGTTCTAGGTGTTCCAAGTTGTGCGATGTATTCAAAACGTACCGTTTTAGATCTTGTTTTACCTCGTATTTTAACGGATGAAATCTTAACGAAAGATGATATTGCAGCATATGGACATGGTGGACTTTGTTTAGATTGTGATGTTTGTTCATTCCCACATTGTTCGTTTGGTAAATAA
- a CDS encoding metallophosphoesterase: protein MIEKRRKIMGWTLIIVTLAVIYYFLQLNWISVTTHVIQLDDLPKEFDGYKIVQLSDLHNQEFGYENERLIERINQIKPDIIVMTGDMLTNTREVSTNGDVLIKLVESLNQQYPIYYVTGEHEEGLYYEDRNKYQIDGTKEDYEEKLSQFGVTVLNDEQVTITRQDATINVYGLKEHLSGDIQIDKRLGQSNKEEVTILLSHRPTYFDDYTKWGADLIFCGDTHGGMIRLPVIGGILSAEGFFPEYDGGLFRKENSVMVVSRGLGNNPIPLRINNRPEIVEVILKSK, encoded by the coding sequence ATGATTGAAAAACGTAGAAAAATCATGGGATGGACTTTAATAATTGTCACATTGGCAGTAATTTATTATTTTTTACAACTGAACTGGATTTCTGTTACGACTCATGTGATTCAGTTAGATGATTTACCAAAAGAATTTGATGGATATAAGATTGTACAGCTATCTGATTTGCATAATCAGGAATTTGGATATGAAAATGAAAGGTTAATAGAAAGAATTAATCAAATTAAACCAGATATCATTGTTATGACAGGTGATATGTTAACGAATACGAGAGAGGTATCAACGAACGGAGATGTTTTAATTAAGTTGGTTGAAAGTCTTAATCAACAGTATCCGATCTACTATGTAACGGGTGAGCACGAAGAAGGTTTATATTACGAGGATCGAAATAAGTATCAAATAGACGGAACAAAAGAAGATTACGAAGAAAAACTAAGTCAGTTTGGTGTGACTGTTTTAAATGATGAGCAAGTAACAATTACACGACAAGATGCAACCATTAATGTATACGGATTGAAAGAACATTTATCAGGAGACATCCAGATTGACAAACGATTGGGGCAGTCAAATAAAGAAGAAGTAACTATTTTACTGTCACATAGACCCACTTATTTTGATGATTATACAAAATGGGGAGCAGATTTAATATTCTGTGGTGACACTCATGGGGGAATGATCCGTTTGCCAGTGATCGGTGGGATTCTTTCAGCGGAGGGATTTTTCCCCGAATATGATGGAGGATTATTTCGCAAAGAAAACTCAGTCATGGTTGTCAGTAGAGGACTAGGGAATAATCCAATTCCGCTTAGAATAAACAACAGGCCAGAGATAGTTGAAGTCATACTCAAAAGTAAATAA
- a CDS encoding MOSC domain-containing protein: MSQVIAICTSEKKGTAKYMVEEATLIENFGIEGDAHAGKWHRQVSLLALEKIEDFNSKGANVGFGAFGENLVVSGIKLNELPVGQKIKIGEVELEVTQIGKECHTRCAIYYRVGQCIMPKNGIFTRVLKGGKIKVNDECVLIEEAN, translated from the coding sequence ATGAGTCAAGTGATCGCAATCTGTACAAGTGAAAAAAAAGGAACAGCTAAATATATGGTAGAAGAGGCAACATTAATTGAAAACTTCGGAATCGAAGGGGACGCACATGCTGGAAAGTGGCATCGTCAAGTGAGCTTATTAGCACTTGAGAAAATTGAAGATTTCAATAGCAAGGGAGCTAATGTTGGTTTTGGGGCCTTCGGTGAAAACTTAGTCGTTTCAGGCATTAAATTAAATGAATTACCAGTTGGACAAAAAATTAAAATCGGAGAAGTTGAATTAGAAGTAACACAAATTGGGAAAGAGTGTCATACACGTTGTGCCATCTATTATCGTGTGGGACAATGTATCATGCCTAAAAACGGAATTTTCACGCGCGTTTTAAAAGGTGGAAAAATTAAAGTAAATGACGAATGTGTATTAATTGAAGAAGCTAATTAA
- a CDS encoding IS630 family transposase (programmed frameshift) produces MNQTELKLIETAMRETSSKQLYTRYQVIYLHLQGYKNVEIARIVPFTAQTIGTHVRNYKKYGLEGLNPRPKSGCPKKLSPEQEAELIHTLIHKTPADVGIEPYMTWDCKLLCIWVKQTFGISFSKGGMRDMLLRLGFSYTRPTYSLARASQEKQEGFKQEFEQLKNLIRGEIDHLLFQDESSIRDYQSLVNNWFPKGKQRIIPTYGNNKSVKLIGILNYETGHVYVQEEERYTADIFLEFLKKVLKQYPTGKIVMILDNARIHHAKLIQPFLNEHKNRLRLIFLPPYSPELNLIEGLWKWLKQSVIHNVFYKNINEIRNAVQGFIQHINERPSEVIQRLCEKM; encoded by the exons ATGAATCAGACAGAATTAAAATTAATTGAAACAGCGATGCGTGAAACATCATCGAAACAACTTTATACTCGTTATCAAGTCATCTATTTACACTTACAAGGATATAAAAATGTAGAAATCGCTAGGATAGTTCCCTTTACTGCTCAGACCATCGGAACACATGTTAGAAATTATAAAAAATATGGACTTGAGGGATTAAACCCACGCCCAAAATCAGGCTGCCCGAAGAAACTTTCACCTGAGCAAGAAGCTGAGTTAATCCATACTCTCATCCATAAAACGCCCGCTGATGTTGGGATTGAACCGTACATGACTTGGGATTGTAAGCTATTATGCATCTGGGTGAAGCAAACCTTTGGAATTTCATTCTCTAAAGGGGGAATGCGTGACATGTTGTTACGCTTAGGTTTTAGCTACACACGCCCGACTTACTCATTAGCGAGAGCTAGTCAAGAAAAACAAGAGGGATTTAAACAGGAATTTGAACAATTAAAAAAT TTGATTCGTGGAGAGATTGATCATTTATTGTTTCAAGATGAAAGTTCTATCAGAGATTATCAATCATTAGTCAACAATTGGTTTCCTAAAGGAAAACAACGGATTATTCCTACTTACGGAAATAATAAAAGTGTCAAATTAATAGGAATCCTTAACTATGAGACAGGTCATGTTTATGTCCAGGAGGAAGAACGTTATACAGCAGATATCTTTTTAGAATTCCTCAAAAAAGTACTGAAACAATATCCAACGGGAAAGATTGTCATGATTTTAGATAACGCAAGAATTCATCACGCTAAACTCATCCAACCTTTTTTAAACGAACACAAAAATAGATTAAGGTTAATCTTTTTACCACCATATAGTCCAGAATTAAACTTAATTGAAGGATTATGGAAATGGTTAAAACAATCTGTGATTCATAACGTCTTTTATAAAAATATAAATGAGATTAGAAACGCTGTTCAAGGATTTATTCAACATATCAATGAAAGACCTTCGGAAGTGATCCAAAGACTCTGCGAAAAAATGTGA